From Oryza brachyantha chromosome 9, ObraRS2, whole genome shotgun sequence, a single genomic window includes:
- the LOC102705658 gene encoding PHD finger protein PERSISTENT TAPETAL CELL 1, with translation MAKMVISLGSSRRRKRGEMVFRFEAFCQPGYPAQFAGAGGFRDDVRTLLGFAHLEAGVHGETKCWSFQLELHRHPPTVVRLFVVEEEVAASPHPQCHLCRHIGWGRHLICSKRFHFVLPRRESAAEADGLCFAIDHGGAGPGKASSKGTTTAAATASARGHLLHGVVHLNGYGHLVALHGLEGGSDFVSGHQIMDLWDRICSALHVRKVSLVDTARKGHMELRLLHGVAYGESWFGRWGYRYGRRSYGVALPSYQQSLHALSSMPLCVLVPHLSCFSQELPMVVTKYQAISGHKLLSLGNLLRFMLELRTRLPATSVTAMDYRGIMSEASCRWSAKRVDMAARAVVDALRRAEPPARWVTRQEVRDAARAYIGDTGLLDFVLKSLGNHIVGNYVVRRTMNPVTKVLEYCLEDVSSVLPAVAGGVPSQGKMRVRFQLTRAQLMRDLVNLYRHVLKEPSQALTTGAFGAIPVAVRMVLDIKHFVKDYHEGLAATSNGGFGHPHINLCCTLLVSNGSSELVPPYETVTLPAHATVGELKWEAQRVFSEMYLALRSFTADSVVGVGADQEGSPVLGLVDVGSAVVVQGNVGEQQPQQQERNGEGHETDPRKAAAAVCEGSGGERESVVDCACGADDDDGERMACCDICEAWQHTRCAGIADTEDVPHVFLCNRCDNDVASFPSLH, from the exons ATGGCTAAGATGGTGATCAGCCTGGGGAGCTCGCGGCGGAGGAAGCGCGGCGAGATGGTGTTCCGGTTCGAGGCCTTCTGCCAGCCCGGCTACCCGGCGCagttcgccggcgccggcggcttccGGGACGACGTGAGGACGCTGCTCGGCTTCGCGCACCTGGAGGCCGGCGTGCACGGCGAGACCAAGTGCTGGTCGTTCCAGCTCGAGCTGCACCGCCACCCGCCGACCGTCGTGAGGCTCTTcgtcgtcgaggaggaggtcgccgcctcgccgcacCCGCAGTGTCACCTCTGCCGCCACATTG GGTGGGGGAGGCATCTGATATGCAGCAAGAGGTTTCACTTCGTGCTGCCGAGGAGGGAATCCGCGGCGGAAGCCGACGGCCTGTGCTTCGCGAtcgaccacggcggcgccggcccggGGAAAGCGTCGTCGAaagggacgacgacggcggcggcgacggcctccGCCAGGGGCCACCTGCTACACGGCGTCGTGCACCTCAACGGCTACGGCCACCTCGTCGCCCTCCACGGCCTCGAGGGCGGCTCCGACTTCGTCTCCGGCCACCAGATCATGGACCTCTGGGACCGCATTTGCTCAGCCTTGCACGTAAG GAAGGTGAGCCTGGTGGACACGGCGAGGAAGGGGCACATGGAGCTGAGGCTGCTGCACGGCGTCGCGTACGGCGAGTCGTGGTTCGGGCGGTGGGGGTACAGGTACGGCCGGCGGAGCTACGGCGTGGCGCTGCCGTCGTACCAGCAGTCGCTACACGCGCTGAGCTCCATGCCGCTCTGCGTGCTGGTGCCGCACCTGTCGTGCTTCAGCCAGGAGCTCCCCATGGTGGTCACCAAGTACCAGGCGATCAGCGGCCACAAGCTGCTCAGCCTCGGCAACCTCCTCCGCTTCATGCTCGAGCTGCGCACCCGCCTGCCGGCCACCTCCGTCACGGCGATGGACTACCGGGGCATCATGTCGGAGGCCTCGTGCCGGTGGTCGGCGAAGCGCGTCGACATGGCGGCCCGCGCCGTGGTGGAcgcgctccgccgcgccgagcCCCCCGCGCGGTGGGTCACGCGGCAGGAGgtgcgcgacgcggcgcgcgcCTACATCGGCGACACGGGCCTCCTCGACTTCGTGCTCAAGTCCCTCGGCAACCACATCGTCGGCAACTACGTCGTGCGCCGCACCATGAACCCGGTGACCAAGGTGCTCGAGTACTGCCTCGAGGACGTCTCCAGCGTGCTCCcggcggtcgccggcggcgtgccgAGCCAGGGGAAGATGAGGGTGCGGTTCCAGCTCACCCGGGCGCAGCTCATGAGAGACTTGGTGAACCTGTACCGCCACGTGCTCAAGGAACCCAGCCAGGCGCTCACCACCGGCGCGTTCGGCGCCATCCCGGTGGCCGTCCGGATGGTCTTGGACATCAAGCACTTCGTCAAAGATTACCACGAGGGGCTCGCCGCGACCAGCAATGGCGGATTCGGGCATCCCCACATCAACCTGTGCTGCACGCTGCTGGTGAGCAACGGGAGCTCGGAGCTGGTGCCTCCGTACGAGACGGTGACCCTGCCGGCGCACGCGACGGTGGGCGAGCTGAAGTGGGAGGCGCAGAGGGTGTTCAGCGAGATGTACCTCGCCCTGAGGAGCTTCACGGCCGACtccgtcgtcggcgtcggcgccgaccAGGAGGGCAGCCCGGTGCTCGGGCTGGTCGACGTCGGaagcgccgtcgtcgtccaagGTAATGTCGGcgagcagcagccgcagcagcaggaACGGAACGGGGAGGGCCACGAGACGGACccgaggaaggcggcggcggccgtgtgcgaggggagcggcggcgaacgcgagAGCGTCGTCGACTGCGCGTGCggcgcggacgacgacgacggcgagcgcatGGCGTGCTGCGACATCTGCGAGGCGTGGCAGCACACGCGGTGCGCCGGGATCGCGGACACCGAGGACGTCCCGCACGTCTTCCTCTGCAACCGGTGCGACAACGACGTCGCGTCGTTCCCGTCCTTGCACTGA